The window ATATGAAAAACGAATAAAAGCAGCGTTTGAAGGAGCCGTTGCTGGCCAAGAAGATGTTTGACTCCCCTCTATAAAAGTCTTATTTGCTGTATACCAAGCCCTATGGAGTGTTGACCCTGGGCCAGAGCGAGTATAATTCTCTCCTGACTCTACGGGGATATAATCCGACGCATTAAAATCCTCATTTGTAGCTAAATTCCCATTTGTCCAATTAACAAATTTATCAGGCACACCTGTTTTGTAATTAAATAAATTTTTAGAAGGAGTTAACAACTCTGGAAGGGAAGCATTACCAACACCTTCCGATTTAAGAAAAAAATATTGGCCTTGGGCTGGGGTTATTATTAAACCAGGAGTGGTAATAATAGCTTGGTAAGACTCATACGCTGTTGAAGTGCCTCCCTCCTCAACTTGTAATATATCCCATACAGATGTCGCAACAGACACTCTTTGAAAAACAGCACCGACAGGAGCCGTTGTAGAATAAGCCCCTGACGCTGTGTTTGATATCGTCGTTCCAATCGGAGCCTTATTCGCATCATAAAAACGCCAAAATCTTGCCCCTGATGCTGTGTATTGTATTCCCGCAACAGCTGACATATACCCCGTCGTATTATAACTCCCCGAGGAGGAGGTGGAGCCATTTCCAGCAATAAAAGCTCCTAAAGCCACATCCTCTGCGTTAATATTAAATAAATTTTTACCAGCAGCCCATGACACTTTAATCTTTGTCATAGCCTCAGCCTCACTAGATGTCAAATACCCCGTAAGATCAATAGGAATAAGCACCTTTGTAAATCCACCCGAACCATCAGAGAATATCAACGTCACCCCCTCAGTCAGGTCCACCACTATCCCCCCATAGTTCGTATAAGTCCCTGACTCAAGAGGGAATTTAATCCCTGCCACAGTGTCATCCGAATCAGTCGGTTCTATCCCTGACATCCCAAGAGAAACCAATCCATTTACCTCCTCTTTTGTATAACTATCAGCTATAGCCCTATACAACTGATCCATATTTGATTTAAACAGGTCATAAACCAATTGGTAAGGAATCCCTACATTCTTACCGTTCCCTAGATCAAGGGAAAACATCCTATCAGTTAAGGACAATGAGGTCGCTACCTCGTAGCTCTCGTCAAATTTTACAGTGCCTCCAGACATATCTCTTTATTTTTTAATTACTATTTTTTCACCTTCTTTTGTTAATATCAGCTGACCGAAGCCATCGGCTAAAAACTGATCCATTACCACCTCCGTATCATCCGGGATGATTAGCAGCTTATTGCCCTCATCATTCAGAATAATATTACCCTCAGCATCCGCTAGGTAGTCCCAGTTGATTACCGAAGCTTCACCCTCTGTAAAGTTGATGGTAATCACAGCTGTCACCTGACCGTCTCCCGTGATCCGTACATCCTGCACCTGCACACCATCCTTCACAAAGACCCGGTGCAACACCTGCCCATCTACTATTATCGACCGCAATCCGGGCTGAGCAAGAAGGCTGTAAAGACCATTTAAACGGTTTTTAAAAGTGCTATAATCAGGGCTTAAAAACACCCCTTGCAGCTTAATTTCCCGTGCCTCAATCTTATTCACCCTTTCCGACTCATAAGGCCAGCTCGTTATAGTCAAACCCTTTGGCGCAGGTCTATTATAACTTTGTTCTAGTCGAAGGAAAATAAACCCAAGATCCGCAAAAGAACGGCTATCAATCCCTAGCTCATTACCCAAGTCACTCGGCTCCACCACGGGCGCATTGATATAAACAACAGGCTGTCTAAATGGAATATCCACCAAATACCAGCCCTCGCTGATATGCTCCGCCTTCACCTCTCCATTCACCATCACATTCCAGCTACCTAGCTCACACTCCAAAAGGGCTACCGAGTCCAGCGCAGAAATATGCGCATACAGATCATATAGCTTAGCAAGCCCATCCGCCTGATCATCACCCTTAAGTAATCCGGTAAGAAGGATATCCCGCCCAGACCACCTGATCTCAGGCCCCGCCACATACGGCTCTATTCCGTCCTGGTCTTCCCAGTCGTGAAAGGTCTTACCAATCCGCTCCGGCATATCCCAACAACCCGAGATTGCCAGATTCGTATTACCCGACTGTCTCGGAATGAACCCAAACCGCTCAGCCAGATCAATATTGTTCAACTTATAAATCCCTCTCAATACATCCTCTTCCGGTGCTTCCTCTTCCTGTGGCTCTGGCTGTGCCAACGGCTCCGGCACCTGCTCCGGCTCCACTCTTGCATTAGCCATACTACCTGTCAAT of the Cyclobacterium marinum DSM 745 genome contains:
- a CDS encoding SGNH/GDSL hydrolase family protein, whose amino-acid sequence is MSGGTVKFDESYEVATSLSLTDRMFSLDLGNGKNVGIPYQLVYDLFKSNMDQLYRAIADSYTKEEVNGLVSLGMSGIEPTDSDDTVAGIKFPLESGTYTNYGGIVVDLTEGVTLIFSDGSGGFTKVLIPIDLTGYLTSSEAEAMTKIKVSWAAGKNLFNINAEDVALGAFIAGNGSTSSSGSYNTTGYMSAVAGIQYTASGARFWRFYDANKAPIGTTISNTASGAYSTTAPVGAVFQRVSVATSVWDILQVEEGGTSTAYESYQAIITTPGLIITPAQGQYFFLKSEGVGNASLPELLTPSKNLFNYKTGVPDKFVNWTNGNLATNEDFNASDYIPVESGENYTRSGPGSTLHRAWYTANKTFIEGSQTSSWPATAPSNAAFIRFSYYLSTQGEVQFEKGNSATTYEPYGYIISKEIRGLGGDIISLKMASLGDSLTAQNKFQSKAISVLSTSYNIDHTNLGIGGTQMGGSSANAFWQDVRINSVPLDSQFVLVMGGTNDWANDRPLGLVDSVDTNDFTGAINKVIEKLITRIPSVKLAFGTPPYSEFIDYASRGWENAFENNNGNTINDYAAKIREVCLAKNIPVVDFNTASAWNSFNITEFMTNDGALLHPNQTGADRMATELIAYIKKAYSG